One Skermanella pratensis genomic window, CGCGCTGCGCGAATCGGTGCTCCAGCACAAGGGCGGCTATGCCAACGGGCCGACCGCGGTGATCACCCACGGCGCCAATCCGGGGCTGGTCTCCCACTTCATGAAGCAGGCGCTGCTCAACGTCGCCCGTGACACCGGCCTGGACGTCAAGGAGCCGCGTACCCGCAACGGCTGGGCCGAGCTGGCTCAGACGCTGGGAATCAAGGCCATCCACGTGGCCGAGCGCGACACCCAGGTGGCAAATGTGCCCAAGAAGCGCGGCGAGTTCGTCAACACCTGGTCGATCGACGGCTTTGTCGGCGAGGGCGCCCAGCCCGCCGAGCTCGGCTGGGGGACCCATGAGAAAGGCCTTCCCCCCGATGGCCGGCGCCACGAGTTCGGCTGCGACGCCGCGATCTACCTGATGCGCCCCGGCGCCGGCACCCGGGTGCGGACCTGGACCCCCAAGGAGGGCCCGCTTCACGGTTTCCTGATCACGCATAGCGAGGCGATCTCGATCGCCGACTACCTGACAGTCTGGGACCGCACCTCGGTCCGTTACCGGCCGACCGTCCACTATGCCTACCACCCGTGCGACGACGCGATCCTGTCGCTGCACGAGTTCGCCGGCAAGACCTGGACCCTCCAGCCGGAAAAGCGCCTCATGATGGACGAGATCATCGGCGGCATCGACGAACTGGGCGTGCTGCTGATGGGCCACAAGAAGGGAGCCTACTGGTTTGGTTCCCAGCTCTCGATCCAGGAAGCCCGCGAACTGTGCCCGCACAACAACGCGACCAGCCTCCAGGTGACCGCGGCGGCCCTGGCCGGCGTGATCTGGGCGATGGAGAACCCTCGGGCCGGCATCGTCGAACCGGAAGAGTTGAACCATAACCGCGTGCTGGAAATCGCCGCCCCCTACCTTGGCAAGCTGACCGGCGCTTACAGCGACTGGACCCCGCTGCACAACCGGGGCGTCCTGTTCCCGGAGGACGTGGACACCTCGGACCCCTGGCAGTTCAAGAATTTCCGGGTTGTCTGATCGGTAACCTCACCCCGGTGGTGCCCGGCGCCACCGGGGCGTAAAGTCATTGATACTCGAAACCTATTTTGAGTTACGTAGCGGCAAGGTCGGCCAGTTGTCCTGCACAGTGTTTT contains:
- a CDS encoding homospermidine synthase, producing MTTTNPIVKFAGRIVIVGFGSIGQGILPLLLRHIDLRPEQISIVTAEDRGKAEAEEYGVKFHRVSLTRDNFRTVLDPMVGEGDFILNLSVDVSSLSLIKFCHTRGALYLDTCIEPWAGGYTDTSLSPSLRSNYALRESVLQHKGGYANGPTAVITHGANPGLVSHFMKQALLNVARDTGLDVKEPRTRNGWAELAQTLGIKAIHVAERDTQVANVPKKRGEFVNTWSIDGFVGEGAQPAELGWGTHEKGLPPDGRRHEFGCDAAIYLMRPGAGTRVRTWTPKEGPLHGFLITHSEAISIADYLTVWDRTSVRYRPTVHYAYHPCDDAILSLHEFAGKTWTLQPEKRLMMDEIIGGIDELGVLLMGHKKGAYWFGSQLSIQEARELCPHNNATSLQVTAAALAGVIWAMENPRAGIVEPEELNHNRVLEIAAPYLGKLTGAYSDWTPLHNRGVLFPEDVDTSDPWQFKNFRVV